One bacterium DNA window includes the following coding sequences:
- a CDS encoding DUF1232 domain-containing protein, whose amino-acid sequence MENIKRTRSVDGYLSFYKYLRNKIAQDAEKLLGKYGRIAVEILLTGPDLFIFLFRIYRDPEIPIEYKVGLASVLTYWILPLDIFSELFTGVLGYIDDIFLSAYILHGLMKHLDEAKIKSYWPGCEKAPDVIEKILSYSQFFAALLGKNSEQKFNQLVSRIEKRLNLKAPKTTAEESQDNQPTATFE is encoded by the coding sequence ATGGAAAACATAAAAAGAACGCGTAGTGTAGATGGGTATCTTAGCTTTTATAAATATTTACGCAATAAAATTGCTCAAGATGCTGAAAAGCTTCTCGGTAAGTATGGCAGAATAGCAGTAGAGATTCTTCTTACCGGTCCTGATCTTTTCATATTCCTTTTCCGAATCTACAGAGACCCCGAAATTCCCATAGAGTACAAGGTGGGGCTTGCTTCTGTTTTAACATACTGGATATTGCCCTTAGACATCTTTTCGGAACTCTTCACCGGGGTCCTTGGATACATTGATGACATTTTTCTCTCCGCCTATATACTACATGGTTTGATGAAACATCTTGACGAAGCAAAGATAAAGTCTTACTGGCCCGGGTGCGAAAAAGCTCCAGATGTAATAGAAAAAATTCTTAGTTATTCTCAGTTTTTTGCAGCTCTGCTTGGTAAAAATTCTGAACAGAAATTTAATCAGCTCGTCTCGAGAATTGAAAAGAGATTAAATCTTAAAGCACCAAAAACGACTGCCGAAGAATCACAGGACAACCAGCCTACAGCAACTTTTGAATAA
- a CDS encoding sugar phosphate nucleotidyltransferase has protein sequence MKAVILAGGKGKRLEPYSLVIPKPLMPVGDMPIMEIIVKKLVKNGFTDIYVACGHLAELIKSYFNNGKKWGANIEYSVEDKELGTVGPLKLLRDKLDESFLVVNGDTLTDLDFHEIYRFHLINGKPLTIGVVKREIATEFGVVKFEGNVLREYQEKPTLEYYVSMGVYVFNPYILRRIPENTKYDFPDLVNDLLKDNLEIGVYLHDGFWLDLGRKEDFSIAFEEFEKRRKEILQE, from the coding sequence ATGAAGGCTGTAATTCTGGCTGGTGGTAAGGGAAAGCGTCTTGAACCATATTCTCTGGTAATACCCAAACCTCTTATGCCCGTTGGAGATATGCCCATAATGGAGATTATTGTTAAAAAATTGGTTAAGAATGGTTTTACAGATATTTACGTTGCCTGTGGACACCTTGCTGAACTTATCAAATCTTACTTCAATAATGGAAAAAAATGGGGTGCAAACATTGAATATTCGGTGGAAGACAAAGAGCTTGGAACAGTTGGGCCTTTGAAACTTCTGAGGGATAAGTTAGATGAATCCTTTCTCGTTGTTAACGGTGATACCCTTACAGACCTTGATTTTCATGAAATTTATAGATTTCATTTGATAAATGGCAAACCTCTAACCATTGGAGTGGTTAAACGTGAAATTGCGACGGAGTTTGGAGTTGTAAAATTTGAGGGGAATGTCCTTAGGGAATATCAGGAGAAGCCCACCCTTGAGTACTATGTTTCCATGGGCGTTTATGTTTTTAATCCTTATATACTGAGAAGAATTCCCGAAAATACAAAGTACGACTTTCCAGACCTTGTTAATGATCTTTTAAAGGATAACCTTGAAATAGGCGTTTACCTGCACGATGGTTTCTGGCTCGACCTTGGGAGGAAGGAAGATTTTTCTATCGCCTTTGAGGAATTCGAAAAAAGGCGGAAGGAAATTTTACAAGAGTAG